The proteins below are encoded in one region of Clostridium pasteurianum DSM 525 = ATCC 6013:
- a CDS encoding ABC transporter permease has product MRGMIAILKRNLTNFVRDKLRLVFSIIMSVFFLFVFSFVMKSSTTGVAQPLNYLISGIIIMTVFQAALSNSTSIIEDMSMGFMKEIIVSPIKRWQISIGQVLSATTIAFIQGLIVIILGMFLGLKLDVLQFSDILP; this is encoded by the coding sequence ATGCGTGGAATGATTGCCATTTTAAAAAGAAATTTAACTAATTTTGTACGTGATAAACTTAGACTAGTATTTTCAATAATTATGTCAGTATTTTTCTTATTTGTTTTTTCCTTTGTAATGAAATCTTCTACCACGGGAGTTGCTCAGCCACTTAACTATCTGATTTCAGGAATAATCATCATGACAGTATTCCAAGCTGCTTTAAGTAACTCCACAAGTATAATAGAGGATATGTCCATGGGTTTTATGAAAGAAATTATAGTATCCCCTATTAAAAGATGGCAAATATCAATAGGACAAGTTCTTTCAGCTACAACTATAGCTTTTATTCAGGGCCTCATAGTTATTATACTAGGTATGTTCCTGGGGTTAAAACTAGATGTACTTCAATTTTCAGATATATTACCTTGA
- a CDS encoding 2-hydroxyacid dehydrogenase, translated as MNVVMIEPLGVSKEKINELAEKLVSCGHEFVYYDTRTEDTKELIERAANAEIVMLANLPFRREVIENCPKLKMISVAFTGVDHVDMDVCREKGITVCNAAGYSTNAVAELVYGLAISVIRNIVPCDNATRTEKTKNGLVGTELFNKKFGVVGTGAIGLRVAEIASAFGCEVLAYSRTQRTDAVEKGVKYVDLDTLLKESDIVSLHVPLNESTKNLIDEKKINLLKSSAILINTARGPVVDNTALAKALNEGKIAGAGIDVFENEPPIESVHPLVSAKNTVLTPHVAFATEEALYIRAQIVFDNIDKWLKGKPQNVICV; from the coding sequence ATGAACGTTGTTATGATAGAACCCTTAGGAGTTAGCAAAGAAAAAATTAATGAACTTGCAGAAAAATTGGTGAGTTGTGGTCATGAGTTTGTTTATTATGATACAAGAACAGAAGATACAAAAGAATTAATTGAAAGAGCTGCAAATGCTGAGATTGTTATGTTAGCAAATTTACCTTTTAGAAGAGAAGTTATTGAAAATTGTCCTAAGCTAAAAATGATATCTGTAGCATTTACAGGAGTTGACCATGTGGATATGGATGTATGCAGAGAAAAGGGAATTACTGTTTGCAATGCGGCTGGATATTCAACAAATGCAGTGGCAGAACTTGTATATGGTCTTGCTATATCAGTAATACGTAATATTGTACCTTGTGACAATGCAACAAGAACTGAAAAAACTAAAAATGGCCTTGTAGGTACGGAATTATTTAATAAGAAGTTTGGTGTTGTTGGAACGGGAGCAATTGGATTAAGAGTAGCTGAAATAGCAAGTGCTTTTGGTTGTGAAGTATTAGCTTACAGCAGAACTCAAAGAACAGATGCTGTTGAAAAAGGTGTAAAGTATGTTGATCTTGATACCCTTTTAAAAGAAAGTGATATTGTATCATTACACGTACCTTTAAATGAAAGTACTAAAAACTTAATTGATGAGAAAAAAATAAATCTTTTAAAATCTTCAGCTATATTAATAAATACAGCAAGAGGACCTGTTGTAGATAATACAGCTTTGGCTAAAGCCCTTAACGAAGGTAAAATTGCAGGTGCAGGTATTGATGTGTTTGAAAATGAACCTCCAATAGAAAGTGTACACCCTCTTGTAAGTGCCAAAAATACTGTATTAACACCACATGTTGCTTTTGCAACTGAGGAAGCTCTTTATATTCGTGCACAAATAGTATTTGACAATATTGATAAATGGCTTAAAGGTAAGCCTCAGAATGTTATATGTGTATAG